Proteins found in one Hippopotamus amphibius kiboko isolate mHipAmp2 chromosome 12, mHipAmp2.hap2, whole genome shotgun sequence genomic segment:
- the HOXC13 gene encoding homeobox protein Hox-C13: MTTSLLLHPRWPESLMYVYEDSAAESGGGGGGAGGAGGGCSGASPGKAPSMDGLGSSCPASHCRDLLPHPVLGRPPAPLGAPQGAVYTDIPAPEAARQCAPPPAPPTSSSATLGYGYPFGGSYYGCRLSHNVNLQQKPCAYHPGDKYPEPSGALPGDDLSSRAKEFAFYPSFASSYQAMPGYLDVSVVPGISGHPEPRHDALIPVEGYQHWALSSGWDSQVYCSKEQSQSAHLWKSPFPDVVPLQPEVNSYRRGRKKRVPYTKVQLKELEKEYAASKFITKEKRRRISATTNLSERQVTIWFQNRRVKEKKVVSKSKAPHLHST, translated from the exons ATGACGACTTCGCTGCTCCTGCATCCGCGCTGGCCGGAGAGCCTTATGTACGTCTATGAGGACAGCGCGGCGGAGAGCggcgggggaggcggcggcgcgggcggagCGGGGGGTGGCTGCAGCGGAGCGAGCCCCGGCAAAGCCCCGAGCATGGACGGGCTGGGCAGCAGCTGCCCGGCCAGCCACTGCCGCGACCTGCTTCCGCACCCCGTGCTGGGCCGCCCGCCGGCTCCCCTGGGCGCCCCGCAGGGCGCCGTCTACACGGACATCCCGGCCCCGGAGGCGGCGCGCCAGTGCGCCCCGCCGCCGGCGCCCCCCACCTCGTCCAGCGCCACCCTGGGCTACGGCTACCCGTTCGGTGGCAGCTACTACGGCTGCCGCCTGTCGCACAACGTGAACCTGCAGCAAAAGCCTTGCGCCTACCACCCGGGCGATAAGTACCCCGAGCCGTCGGGCGCCCTGCCCGGCGACGACCTGTCCTCCAGGGCCAAGGAGTTCGCCTTCTATCCCAGCTTCGCCAGCTCTTACCAGGCGATGCCCGGCTACCTGGACGTGTCTGTGGTGCCTGGGATCAGCGGGCACCCGGAGCCGCGTCACGACGCGCTTATCCCGGTAGAAGGCTACCAGCACTGGGCTCTCTCCAGCGGCTGGGACAGTCAGGTGTACTGCTCCAAGGAGCAGTCGCAGTCCGCCCACCTCTGGAAGTCTCCCTTTCCAG ACGTGGTGCCCCTACAGCCCGAGGTCAACAGCTACCGGCGCGGGCGCAAGAAACGTGTGCCCTACACCAAGGTGCAGCTGAAGGAGCTAGAGAAGGAGTACGCGGCAAGCAAGTTCATCACCAAAGAGAAGCGCCGGCGCATCTCGGCTACCACGAACCTCTCGGAGCGCCAGGTCACCATCTGGTTCCAGAACCGGCGGGTCAAAGAGAAGAAGGTGGTCAGCAAATCGAAAGCTCCTCATCTTCACTCTACTTGA